The genomic region GGTTTTGTTCAGCCAGTGCAGGCCCTGTTCGAACAGCGAACTGCGCTGCCACTGTTCAGCGCTCAGGTAACGGCTTTCCGGGTCGCGACCGGGGATGGTCAGGTCTTCGTCGCGGTGATGCAGCAAATGGCTGTCGCGGTACAAGGTGTAGGGATACCAGACCGCAAACGGCGCATAACCGAGGACTTTATTCAGCATTGGCCAACGGGTGGGATGGCCGTGCAGCAATTCGTGCTGCACCGACAACCACAACACCAGCAGTGGAGTCAGCAACAACGTGCTCCACCAGAGCCCCAACCGGGCGCTGCCCAGCACAATACTGAACCAGCCGACGTAAACGCCGATCAGCAGCAGCCAGGTTGGCCACTCGGTGCGCGCAGTGAAACGTTGGCGCAGGGTTTCGATTTCTTTACGGTGGGCAGCGTCGAAGTAATGGGGCATGGCTTTGCTCAGAACGGGAACCAGTCCCCCTCTGTGCTACGGCGCCGGGATTTCTTGCAGATTGTTTGGTTATTTCGATAGACGCAAAAAACAGGAGCCCGAGGGCTCGGGCTCCGTGGACGCGGGATCAGTGGCCGAACACATTCACTTTCTTGGCCTTCTTGTCCGCGCGTTTTTCAATCGCGGTTTTCGTCGGCTTTTTCTTCGCGGCTTTCTTTGAATCCATACCTTTGGACATGATGCGTACTCCACTCACAGGGGATGTGAGATCAGGTATACACCTATCCCGGCGCGCGTGTTCTTTTATAATCTGCGCCCTGCCCACCGACTGTCCGAGCCCATGCCCAACACCCAGTACACCTTGCTCGACGAGCCATTATGGCCGTTGATGAACAAGTTTTACCGCGCCCACCAATCGTCGATGAAAGCGGTGCGAGACGCTCAATTGTGGGTCGCCAAACGTGAAGAGATCATCGCGGCACTGTGTTTGCGGCCGGTGGCCGGCGGGCATTGGCTGACCGGGCTGTTTGTTGACCCGAGCTGTCGCGAACAAGGGATCGCCGCGACGTTGATCGCTCATGCTGTCAAGCACCTTGAAGAACCGGTCTGGCTGTTCTGCCATCCGGATTTGCGTGGCTTTTATGAGCGTCGCGGTTTTACCTTCGACCCACCCCTGCCCTACGCCTTGGCCGAACGATTGAGCCGTTATGCGCGCAGCAAGCCGATGATTGCCATGGGCCTGGAACCGACACATTAAATATCCATGAAGATCAAATGTGGGACATTGGTTTTGCGGCGGTCAGTCGTCCGCGGTCGGATCAAGGTCCGGGAACATCACTTCGGTAAACCCGAACTTGCTGAAGTCTGTGATACGCGAGGGGTATAACCGGCCGATCAGGTGATCGCATTCATGCTGCACCACCCGCGCATGAAATCCCGAGGCAATGCGCACGATCGGCTCGCCCTTGGGATCGAAGCCTTCATAGCGAATCTGCTGATAGCGATCCACCGCACCGCGCAGGCCTGGCACCGACAGGCAGCCTTCGAAACCTTCTTCGAGGGTCGGGCTCAATGGCGTGATCAGCGGATTGATCAGAATCGTCTGCGGCACTGCTTCAGCGTCGGGATAGCGTTCGCTGTGCTCAAAACCGAAGATCACCAGTTGCAGGTCGACACCGATCTGCGGCGCGGCCAGGCCGACCCCGCCGACGCTTTCCATGGTCTGGAACATGTCGTCGATCAGTTGCCACAATTCGGCGCTGTCGAACATTTCCGCCGGCACTGGTGGAGCGATGCGCAGCAGGCGTTCATCGCCCATTTTCAGAATTTCACGGATCATTTTATGACTTCGTCAGTGGTCGGCTGGATTGAGTGATCTCGTCCCAGTCCTGACACATGCTGTTTGGGTTCTTCGTGCACCTTTTCGCCAGGTTTCTTGCCTTCGGACGACATGTGCTCGATCACCGCGTTCATTTCCGCTCCGAGCAGCAGCACCGCGGCGGAAATATAGAAATACAGCAACAACACGATGATCGCGCCGATACTGCCATACATGGCGTTGTAGTTGGCGAAGGTTTTAACGTACAGACCGAAGCCCAGCGAAGCGACGATCCACACCACCACAGACAACACCGCACCCGGGGTGATGAAGCGAAACTCTTGTTTGACGTCGGGCATGACGTAATAAATCAACGCCACCGCCATCATCAACAGAATAACGATCACCGGCCAACGCGCGATGGTCCAGACCGTCACGATAAAATCTTCGAGGCCCACTTGCGACGCAATCCAGGCCATCACCTGCGGCCCGAGCACCATCAGCGCAGCGGCGGCCAGCAGCATGCCGGCGATGCCGATGGTGTAGAAAATCGACAACGGAAAACGCTTCCAGATCGGACGGCCTTCGACCACGTCGTACGCGGCGTTCATCGCACTCATCATCAGCCGCACACCGGCGGACGCGGTCCACAGGGCGATCACAATACCCACCGAGAGCAAACCACCCTTGGATTGCTGGAGCTGGTCGATCACCGGGTTCACCTGTTCCAGCGCCTGGGGCGGCAGCACCAGTTCCGATTGCAGGCGCAGCCAGGAGAAGAAGTCCGGCAAGTGCAGGAAGCCGATCAGGGCGATCAGGAACAAAATGAAAGGAAACAGCGAGAACAGCATCTGATAGGCGAGCGCCGAGGCATAGGTCGACATCTCGTCAGCGACGAACTCGGTGACCGTACGCATCATCACGCGATGCAGGGGCAGACCTTTCATGGTCGGGAAAAACATTAGCGTCTCCTTTCGCCGCAAAAAGGTGGATGTCATGGCGACTCAGGGGGCCGTTTTCTACAACAAAGTAGCCTACTTGGCGACTTTGAAACAATTTCCTTGCTCAAGTTCAAGCTGACACAAAAACGGCCATCCGTGGATGGCCGTTTACATTACTCGTCAAACGCCGGGTTACGCCTTATCGATGCCTTTTTTGAGCGCATCCTTGGCTTTGCCGATCGCTTGCTGAGCTTCGCCCTTCTTCTCTTGCACCGCGCCTTCGGTGCGCAGTCTGTCGTTACCAGTGGCCTTGCCGACGCCTTGTTTGACGTTGCCGGCCGCTTCGTTTGCCATGCCTTTAACTTTATCGCCAGTGCTGCTCATGGTATTTCTCCTGTGAACATTTCAACGGGGAAAGTCATTACACAAGAATTGACCGGGGGCTTTGGTACGGAGTTTCATTTATTTTCCAACAGAACATTTCATGATTCTGCACAGGTTAGGCTTTATGTTTGCGGGCTTTGCCCCGAGAATGCGCAACGTATTCAGGCCATGGCGCTGAAGATCCAATCCCGTAGGAATGCTATGAAACTCGATAAAAAACAGGCCATTGCCCGCAGAAACCAGGAACTCGGCGGTGCCGTGCTTGGCATCAACAACTGCCACTTCACCGAATTGAACCGCAACCGCAATATTTTCTGGTTCGATATCCCGGTCGCGCGCCTGGCCATTGGTCAATACGAATGGATTCACTTGCTGATGCACACCCCGGATACCGACGAACTGCTGCACCTGAAAGTGCCGACGGTGTTCCTGCGCGAAAAGCTGGAAGGCCTGGTGGTGCGTAACCAGGGCAAACGCAAGGCTGCATTGAGCCTGGAACTGAGCGCCGACAAGGACTCATACCTGCAGGACATGCGCCCGGCGGGTACCAACGTCAATTTTGCGCAGTTCCGCCAGTAATCCTCTCAAGCAATCAAAGAGTCCCCTGTGGCGAGGGAGCTTGCTCCCGCTGGGGTGCGTAGCGCCCCCAAATCAGGCACCTCGACTCACCTAATCAGGCCGCGGGCTGCTTTTACGACTGCTGCCCAGCCGAGCGGGAGCAAGCTCCCTCGCCACAAAAACGCACTTCACACTGTTTTAAACAAAAAGCCCCGCATCCGCGGGGCTTTTGTTTGGCTAGGCGCCTACTTTTTTCAGGCCCAGCTTCTTCAGCTCTTCGTCGCGCAACTCGCGGCGCAGGATCTTGCCGACGTTGGTGGTCGGCAACGCGTCGCGGAACTCCACCGCTTTGGGCACCTTGTAGCCGGTGACGTTGGCACGCATGTGCTCCATCACCTGTTCCTTGGTCAGGGTCACGCCCGGTTTGGCGACGATGAAAATCTTGATCGCCTCCCCCGACTTCTCGTCCGGCACGCCGATGGCCGCGCATTGCAGCACGCCCGGCAGGGTCGCCAGCACGTCTTCCAGTTCGTTGGGGTACACGTTGAAACCGGAGACCAGGATCATGTCTTTCTTGCGATCGACAATGCGCATGTAGCCATCGGGCTGAATCAGTGCGATATCACCGGTCTTCAACCAGCCTTCGCTGTCGAGTATTTCATCGGTGGCTTCCTGTCGCTGCCAGTAGCCCTTCATGACTTGCGGACCTTTCACACACAGTTCACCGATGCCGCCCAACGGCTGCTCAACACCGGCATCGTCGATGACTTTGCACCGGGTCGAGGGCACCGGGATACCGATGGTGCCGATCTGGATGTTCTGGCTCGGGTTCACCGTGGCCACCGGGCTGGTTTCGGTCATGCCGTAACCTTCGCAAATCGGGCAACCGGTGACCGCTTTCCAGCGCTCGGCCGCCGCCAGTTGCAAGGCCATGCCGCCGGACAGGGTGATTTTCAGGTTCGAGAAATCCAGCTTGCGGAACGCTTCGTTGTTGCACAACGCAACGAACAGCGTGTTCAAACCAACGAAACCGCTGAACTTCCACTTCGACAGTTCCTTGACCATCGCCGGCAAGTCGCGCGGGTTGCTGATCAGGATGTTGTGGTTGCCGATCAGCATCATCGCCATGCAATGAAAAGTGAAGGCATAGATGTGGTACAGCGGCAGCGGCGTGATCAGGATCTCGCAACCTTCGTTGAGGTTGGAGCCCATCAGCGCTTTGCACTGCAACATATTCGCCACCAGATTGCGGTGGGTCAGCATCGCGCCCTTGGCCACGCCGGTGGTGCCGCCGGTGTATTGCAGCACCGCCACATCGCTACTGGCCGGGTTGGCTTCAGCCACTGGCTGGCCATGCCCCTTGCTCAGCACGTCGTTGAATTTGATGGCCTTGGGCAAGTGATAGGCCGGGACCATCTTCTTCACGTATTTGATGACGCTGTTGATCAGCAGTCGCTTGAGCGGCGGCAGCAGATCGGCCACTTCAGTGACGATCACGTGCTTGACGCCGGTTTTCGGCACCACGGTCTGGGCCAGGTGCGCCATGTTGGCCAGGCAGACCAGGGCCTTGGCACCGGAGTCGTTGAATTGGTGTTCCATTTCCCGCGCGGTGTACAGCGGGTTGGTGTTGACCACGATCAGCCCGGCGCGGATGGCACCGAAGACGGCGACCGGGTACTGCAACACGTTGGGCAATTGCACGGCGATTCGATCGCCCGGCTGCAAATCGGTATGCTGTTGCAGGTAAGCGGCAAAGGCACCGGACAATTCGTACAGTTCACCGTAAGTGATTGTCTTGCCCAGGTTGCTGAATGCCGGTTTGTCAGCGAAGCGTTGGCAGGATTGCTTCAACACTGCTTGAATATTCGGGTACTCGTCTGGATTGATCTCGGCAGCAATTCCAGCTGGGTACTTATCCTTCCAAAAGTCTTCGATCATGGAAGCCCACTCCTCAGCAACGCGAATTCAACACCGCATTTGATGCGATTATTATTGGTGTGTTTTATAGGTGAGTCTGGCTTTACACAGGCCGAGAAGTCACAAAGCGCGCCGAGAGTAGCAGCTTTGCCAAGGGCCGACTAGAGCCTAAATCAGCCTCCACAGTCACTTTAATGACTCAAGACAAATAAGCAGTCATTTTAGAGCAAAAAACCTATAAACCTTTGAAAGCCGCTGAAATCGGGACTTTCATCCTCATAAAATCTTCGCGGGCAAGCCTCGCTCCTACTGTTCGCGTCATTCATGAAATGAACGCCACTGAACCTGTGGGAGCGAGGCTTGCCCGCGATCCGCGCGAAGCGCGGCCCTTCAACGATCAGGCGATATCACGCAACTCCCGCCGCAAAATCTTGCCCACCGGCGTCATCGGCAACGACTCACGCAATACGATGTGCTTGGGTACTTTGTACGCCGTGAAGTTTTCCTTGCAGTAGGCCTTCAGCTCTTCAAGGCTGACCCCCGACTCACGGGCCACCACAAACAACTTCACCGCCTCCCCCGAACGCTCGTCCGGCACGCCGATCACCGCGCAGTTGGCGACTTTCGGATGGGCCATCACCACGTCTTCGATCTCGTTCGGGTACACGTTGAAGCCCGAGACGATGATCATGTCTTTCTTGCGATCGACAATGCGCACGAAACCGTCCGGGTCGATCACCGCAATATCGCCGGACTTGAACCAGCCCTCGGCATCCAGCACTTCGGCGGTGGCTTCGGGTTTGAGCCAGTAACCCTTCATGATCTGCGGACCCTTGATGCACAGTTCGCCACGTTCACCCAGCGGCTGCTCGACGCCTTCATCGTTGATCACTTTCAGGGTCGTGCCCGGCACCGGCAGGCCGACCGTGCCTATGCGCGACTTCTCGCCGTAAGGGTTGGTGCAGGCCACTGGCGAGGTTTCGGTCAGGCCGTAACCTTCAGTGATCCGACAACCGGTGAGCTGTTCCCAGCGCTCGGCGGTGGCCTTGACCAGCGCCGTGCCGCCGGAGTTGGTGAGTTTGAGACTGGAGCAATCCAGGGTCTTGAAGTCGGGATGGTCCATCAGTGCGACGAACAGCGTGTTGAGCCCCAGCAGCGCCGAGAATCGCCAGTTCTTCAGTTCCTTGATGAAGCCCTTGATGTCCCGTGGATTGGTGATCAGCACGTTGTGGTTGCCGGTCACCATCATGCACATGCAGTTCGCCGTGAAGGCATAGATGTGGTACAGCGGCAGCGGCGCGATCATCACTTCCTGGCCTTCGCGCAGCAGCGGCTGACCGTCGGTACCCAGCTGGCTGAGGCATGCCCGCGCCTGCTGCATGTTCGCCACCAGGTTGCCGTGGGTCAGCATCGCGCCCTTGGCCAGCCCGGTGGTGCCGCCGGTGTATTGCAGCACGGCGATGTCGCCGAGACCGACGTTCAGCGGTTTGATGCCCAGGCCCCGGCCCAGACGTAGCGCACTCTTGAAGGAAAAGGCCTGGGGCAGTGAATAATCCGGGACCATTTTCTTGACCTTGGCGACCACGGTATTGATCAGCCAGCCCTTGGCGGTGGGCATCAGGTCGCCCATCTTCGCTTCGATCAGGTACTGGATGTCGGTGTCAGGCAGCACTTCCTGGACCTTCTGTCCGAACACGTTCAGGTACACCAGCGCCCGGGCACCGGAGTCCTTGAACTGATGACGCATCTCCCGCGCGGTGTACAGCGGGTTGGTGTTGACCACGATCAGCCCGGCACGCAAGGCGCCGAACACGGCGATCGGGTAATGCAGGACGTTGGGCATCTGCACCGCGATGCGATCCCCCGGCACCAGGTCGGTGTGGGCTTGCAGGTAACCGGCGAACGCGGCGCTATAGCGTTCCAGCTCGGCATAAGTCAGGGTCACACCCATGTTGCTGAATGCCGGGCGGTCAGCAAATTTCTTGCAGGAACGCTCGAACACCTCGATCACCGACTTATAGGCCCCGAGGTCGATATCCAGGGGCACGCCGGCCGGGCGTTTGTCATTCCAGAAATCAGGTTGCATTGTTCTTGTCCTCATTACCTGAATCTATCCGAGGCCGCTTTTTCTATCACTTCTGAAAAGCGGTGCTTCCCGGACACTAGCAGCTATGGTGAATCAGGCAAATATGCGCACGGTCCTCATTGATCCCGTGAATCTTACTGCCCCGGCGCGGACTGATCAGACCGCGCGCGGGATGCGCTATACAATGCAACGAGGCCCATCCCCCATGCCGCCCCATGCAAAGGAATCGCCATGATCCATGACACTTTCTGGCTGACCGCGAGCGACCGCAGCCGCCTCTACGTCAACCAGTGGCTGCCGGCTGCGCCGCTCAAAGCCGTGATCCTGCTGGTCCACGGCATGGCGGAACACAGCGGTCGCTACGCTCGTCTGGCAGAAAAGCTCTGCGAACAGGGCTACGGTGTTTACGCACCGGACCTGCGTGGACATGGCAAAACCGCCGACAACGGCACGCTGGGCCACTTCGCCGACAACGATGGCTGGTGCAAAGTGGTCGGTGACCTGGCCAGCCTCAACCAACATATCGGCCAGCAGCATCCCGGCGTGCCGATCGTGCTGTTGGGCCACAGCATGGGCAGCTACATCGCCCAGGCTTACTTGCTGCACCACAGCGCCAGCCTGCACGGTGCGATTCTCAGCGGCTCGAACTTCCAG from Pseudomonas sp. GGS8 harbors:
- a CDS encoding GNAT family N-acetyltransferase, with product MPNTQYTLLDEPLWPLMNKFYRAHQSSMKAVRDAQLWVAKREEIIAALCLRPVAGGHWLTGLFVDPSCREQGIAATLIAHAVKHLEEPVWLFCHPDLRGFYERRGFTFDPPLPYALAERLSRYARSKPMIAMGLEPTH
- the def gene encoding peptide deformylase, with amino-acid sequence MIREILKMGDERLLRIAPPVPAEMFDSAELWQLIDDMFQTMESVGGVGLAAPQIGVDLQLVIFGFEHSERYPDAEAVPQTILINPLITPLSPTLEEGFEGCLSVPGLRGAVDRYQQIRYEGFDPKGEPIVRIASGFHARVVQHECDHLIGRLYPSRITDFSKFGFTEVMFPDLDPTADD
- a CDS encoding YihY/virulence factor BrkB family protein, coding for MFFPTMKGLPLHRVMMRTVTEFVADEMSTYASALAYQMLFSLFPFILFLIALIGFLHLPDFFSWLRLQSELVLPPQALEQVNPVIDQLQQSKGGLLSVGIVIALWTASAGVRLMMSAMNAAYDVVEGRPIWKRFPLSIFYTIGIAGMLLAAAALMVLGPQVMAWIASQVGLEDFIVTVWTIARWPVIVILLMMAVALIYYVMPDVKQEFRFITPGAVLSVVVWIVASLGFGLYVKTFANYNAMYGSIGAIIVLLLYFYISAAVLLLGAEMNAVIEHMSSEGKKPGEKVHEEPKQHVSGLGRDHSIQPTTDEVIK
- a CDS encoding CsbD family protein → MSSTGDKVKGMANEAAGNVKQGVGKATGNDRLRTEGAVQEKKGEAQQAIGKAKDALKKGIDKA
- the fadD1 gene encoding long-chain-fatty-acid--CoA ligase FadD1, yielding MIEDFWKDKYPAGIAAEINPDEYPNIQAVLKQSCQRFADKPAFSNLGKTITYGELYELSGAFAAYLQQHTDLQPGDRIAVQLPNVLQYPVAVFGAIRAGLIVVNTNPLYTAREMEHQFNDSGAKALVCLANMAHLAQTVVPKTGVKHVIVTEVADLLPPLKRLLINSVIKYVKKMVPAYHLPKAIKFNDVLSKGHGQPVAEANPASSDVAVLQYTGGTTGVAKGAMLTHRNLVANMLQCKALMGSNLNEGCEILITPLPLYHIYAFTFHCMAMMLIGNHNILISNPRDLPAMVKELSKWKFSGFVGLNTLFVALCNNEAFRKLDFSNLKITLSGGMALQLAAAERWKAVTGCPICEGYGMTETSPVATVNPSQNIQIGTIGIPVPSTRCKVIDDAGVEQPLGGIGELCVKGPQVMKGYWQRQEATDEILDSEGWLKTGDIALIQPDGYMRIVDRKKDMILVSGFNVYPNELEDVLATLPGVLQCAAIGVPDEKSGEAIKIFIVAKPGVTLTKEQVMEHMRANVTGYKVPKAVEFRDALPTTNVGKILRRELRDEELKKLGLKKVGA
- the fadD2 gene encoding long-chain-fatty-acid--CoA ligase FadD2, which translates into the protein MQPDFWNDKRPAGVPLDIDLGAYKSVIEVFERSCKKFADRPAFSNMGVTLTYAELERYSAAFAGYLQAHTDLVPGDRIAVQMPNVLHYPIAVFGALRAGLIVVNTNPLYTAREMRHQFKDSGARALVYLNVFGQKVQEVLPDTDIQYLIEAKMGDLMPTAKGWLINTVVAKVKKMVPDYSLPQAFSFKSALRLGRGLGIKPLNVGLGDIAVLQYTGGTTGLAKGAMLTHGNLVANMQQARACLSQLGTDGQPLLREGQEVMIAPLPLYHIYAFTANCMCMMVTGNHNVLITNPRDIKGFIKELKNWRFSALLGLNTLFVALMDHPDFKTLDCSSLKLTNSGGTALVKATAERWEQLTGCRITEGYGLTETSPVACTNPYGEKSRIGTVGLPVPGTTLKVINDEGVEQPLGERGELCIKGPQIMKGYWLKPEATAEVLDAEGWFKSGDIAVIDPDGFVRIVDRKKDMIIVSGFNVYPNEIEDVVMAHPKVANCAVIGVPDERSGEAVKLFVVARESGVSLEELKAYCKENFTAYKVPKHIVLRESLPMTPVGKILRRELRDIA